In Flavobacteriales bacterium, one genomic interval encodes:
- the uraD gene encoding 2-oxo-4-hydroxy-4-carboxy-5-ureidoimidazoline decarboxylase has protein sequence MKLDQLNRLNEDDATTAFEQCCGAAQWVERMVYARPYESLAEVLETSDTIWEECDVDDYEEAFTHHPRIGDVESLAKKYANTKVWAAGEQKGLEGADLAVIEKLAAGNTAYEEKFGHIFIVCATGKSAAEMLAMLETRMKNAPKDEIHIAAGEQNKITKLRLKKLLA, from the coding sequence ATGAAACTCGACCAACTGAATCGTCTCAATGAGGACGATGCGACCACTGCCTTTGAACAATGCTGCGGCGCTGCCCAATGGGTAGAGCGCATGGTCTATGCAAGGCCATACGAAAGCCTCGCCGAGGTTCTAGAGACCAGCGATACCATCTGGGAAGAATGTGACGTGGATGATTACGAAGAGGCATTTACACACCACCCGCGCATCGGTGATGTGGAAAGTCTGGCCAAGAAATACGCGAACACAAAAGTGTGGGCCGCCGGTGAGCAGAAAGGATTGGAAGGTGCAGACCTTGCGGTGATCGAGAAGCTCGCTGCGGGCAACACAGCCTATGAAGAGAAATTCGGCCACATCTTCATTGTGTGTGCCACCGGAAAAAGTGCAGCAGAAATGCTGGCGATGCTTGAAACCCGTATGAAGAACGCCCCCAAGGACGAGATCCATATCGCGGCGGGAGAGCAGAACAAGATCACGAAGCTGCGGCTGAAAAAACTTCTGGCATGA
- the uraH gene encoding hydroxyisourate hydrolase, protein MSTVSTHVLDTARGMPARGIRITLQRSTVEHKWEDLVMGSTNADGRVPELLPKDTQLPAGIYRIRFDVSAYFSEHKAKSFYPYIEVVFELGADGHYHVPLLLSPWGYSTYRGS, encoded by the coding sequence ATGAGCACCGTCAGCACACACGTCCTTGACACGGCGCGCGGAATGCCTGCGCGCGGAATCCGCATTACGCTGCAACGCTCCACTGTCGAACACAAATGGGAAGACCTCGTCATGGGCAGCACTAACGCCGATGGCCGTGTTCCAGAGCTGTTACCAAAGGACACGCAACTTCCAGCCGGAATTTATCGCATCCGTTTTGACGTAAGCGCGTATTTCAGTGAACATAAAGCGAAGAGTTTCTACCCTTACATCGAAGTGGTCTTTGAACTCGGCGCGGATGGTCATTACCATGTGCCGCTGCTGTTGAGCCCTTGGGGGTATTCGACATATCGGGGGAGTTGA
- the alc gene encoding allantoicase, whose product MTNDTQAPNFTKLIDLAAERFGGKVLWCTDDFFAAKENLIKPEKAIFIPEKFTERGKWMDGWESRRKRTEGHDEAVIQLGAAGVIKGFDVDTAHFLGNQPQYCTIDACYAPDGNWEKAEWVEVLGKTVLNPGSQHLVPVHHSPSADRLFTHVKLHIYPDGGVARLRVYGEVQRDWTAVKADELIDLASAQNGALSIQCNDMFFSHMNNLLMPGRGINMGDGWETKRNRTPNNHDWVIIRLAHKGILKKALIDTAHFKGNYPDSFTLEGCSSDTDDLANAKWSTIIERTKMQAHHEHQFEKEVSCNEPVTHVRLNIFPDGGVSRIRLWGTIA is encoded by the coding sequence ATGACTAACGACACACAAGCCCCCAACTTCACCAAACTCATAGACCTCGCAGCAGAACGCTTCGGAGGAAAAGTACTGTGGTGTACCGATGATTTCTTCGCCGCGAAGGAGAACCTGATCAAACCGGAGAAGGCCATCTTCATTCCGGAGAAATTTACGGAGCGTGGCAAGTGGATGGACGGTTGGGAAAGTCGTCGCAAACGCACCGAAGGCCACGATGAAGCAGTCATTCAACTCGGTGCTGCGGGGGTGATCAAAGGTTTCGATGTGGATACTGCACACTTCCTCGGGAACCAACCACAGTATTGCACTATTGATGCTTGCTACGCACCCGATGGCAACTGGGAAAAGGCGGAATGGGTGGAAGTGCTAGGGAAGACGGTGTTGAACCCTGGGTCGCAGCACTTGGTTCCCGTGCATCATTCACCTTCGGCCGATCGCCTTTTCACCCACGTAAAACTCCACATCTATCCGGACGGCGGTGTTGCACGTCTCCGCGTCTACGGAGAGGTACAGCGCGATTGGACAGCAGTAAAAGCCGATGAACTTATCGACCTTGCGTCTGCCCAGAACGGCGCATTATCCATCCAATGCAACGATATGTTCTTCAGCCACATGAACAACCTGCTGATGCCTGGTCGTGGCATCAACATGGGTGATGGTTGGGAGACGAAGCGCAACCGTACACCGAACAACCACGACTGGGTGATCATACGCCTGGCACATAAAGGAATCCTGAAAAAAGCACTCATCGACACGGCACACTTCAAAGGGAATTACCCTGATTCCTTCACGCTGGAAGGATGCTCCAGTGATACGGATGATCTCGCCAATGCGAAGTGGTCAACCATCATCGAACGGACGAAAATGCAAGCACATCACGAACACCAATTCGAGAAAGAGGTTTCGTGTAATGAGCCGGTCACTCATGTTCGTTTGAATATTTTCCCGGATGGAGGGGTAAGTAGGATCCGGTTATGGGGGACGATCGCGTGA